The following are from one region of the Vitis riparia cultivar Riparia Gloire de Montpellier isolate 1030 chromosome 9, EGFV_Vit.rip_1.0, whole genome shotgun sequence genome:
- the LOC117922429 gene encoding probable LRR receptor-like serine/threonine-protein kinase At1g05700 gives MDSRPPLVWLIFVLVTIMSSGNNPELVAGKPHHAASTFPHDHPSPRRLAADTQGFISIDCGIAPGSSYTDDRTQIHYTSDAEFTDTGVNYNVSRSENPSKQLMNVRSFPEGARNCYTLEPEKGKGNKYLIRAFFMYGNYDSKNQLPVFKLYLGVDKWDTIKFKNSNKIVRKEIIHIPKTDYIDVCLVNNGSGIPFISALELRPLDNSSYHKTELGSLLLSNRWDFGSEQEKFQVRYKDDALDRISNSYKNAFWESITAGFESYSYSDNPFKLPGIVMSTAATPKNESEPLSFFLDMDYPSQTFYLFMHFSEVLQLQGNQSRVFTIWLNGTLWNDHVVPKRCSSTRIFRTNSVRGSRLLFSLVKTDESTLPPIINALEVM, from the exons ATGGACAGTAGACCACCACTGGTTTGGCTCATCTTTGTCCTGGTTACCATCATGTCCTCAGGCAACAACCCAGAATTGGTTGCCGGAAAACCCCATCACGCTGCCTCAACCTTCCCTCACGACCATCCTTCTCCACGGAGACTTGCTGCTGACACCCAAG GGTTCATAAGCATTGACTGTGGGATAGCTCCAGGTTCATCTTATACAGATGATAGAACCCAGATACATTACACTTCTGATGCAGAATTCACAGACACTGGAGTCAATTATAATGTTTCCAGGTCTGAAAATCCTTCAAAGCAGCTCATGAATGTTAGAAGCTTCCCAGAAGGAGCCAGGAATTGTTACACCCTAGAACCAGAAAAAGGCAAGGGTAATAAGTATTTGATCAGAGCTTTCTTCATGTATGGGAACTATGACTCCAAGAATCAACTCCCGGTCTTCAAACTTTATCTGGGTGTTGATAAATGGGACACTATCAAgttcaaaaattcaaacaaaattgtAAGGAAGGAAATCATACATATCCCCAAAACAGATTACATAGATGTGTGTCTAGTTAACAATGGCTCTGGGATACCCTTCATATCTGCATTAGAGCTTAGACCGCTTGATAATTCCAGTTATCATAAAACTGAACTGGGTTCTCTGCTACTCTCTAACAGATGGGACTTCGGTTCAGAGCAAGAAAAGTTTCAAGTCAG GTACAAAGATGACGCTCTTGACCGCATTTCGAACTCCTACAAGAATGCTTTTTGGGAATCCATAACTGCAGGATTTGAAAGCTATTCCTACAGTGACAATCCCTTTAAACTTCCGGGAATAGTCATGTCTACTGCTGCAACACCTAAAAATGAAAGCGAACCCTTGAGCTTCTTCCTGGATATGGATTATCCTTCtcaaacattttatttgttcatgCATTTTTCTGAGGTTTTGCAACTCCAGGGCAACCAGTCCAGAGTATTTACCATCTGGCTGAATGGCACCTTATGGAACGATCATGTGGTTCCCAAACGCTGTAGCTCTACCAGAATATTTAGAACAAATTCTGTAAGGGGAAGTAGattgttattttcacttgtgaAGACGGATGAATCCACGCTTCCCCCCATTATCAATGCCTTGGAAGTTATGTGA